The Balneola sp. genomic sequence TCTTCCAAACTCTTGGCTAACTTAAGTAATAAGAGCTCTCCTTTTTCGGTATAAAGCATATCCCGTCCTCTAAATTGAACCGATGCTTTAACTTTGTCACCACTTTCAAGAAACTCTCGGGCATGTCGGGTTTTAAATTCGAGATCATGGTCGTCTGTATTTGGACGGAATCGTAGTTCTTTAACCGTAACAGTATGCTGTTTCTTTTTAGCTTCCTTCTCTTTCTTCTTCTTTTCGTATTGATATTTTCCGTAGTCAATAACTTTACATACAGGAGGATTTGCATTGGGAGCGATCTCAACCAAATCCAGATTATATGACTCTGCTATCTGTAGAGCTCGGTCAGAGTTAGTTATTTCATGTCCTCCATCGGGCTTGATTACCCGTAACTGCATTGCTTTAATTTCATCATTCAATCGTGGCCTGTCTTCCTTGACAGGTCCTCTGAAATTTCTTCTTTTGATGGTTTTCCTCGTTCTTTAGTTTTCGTTTGGTAGTATCTTATTGTCTATTTCATGATTTAGGTTCGAAAGAAACTCAGAAAAATTGAAAGTTCCAATATCACCTTTCTTATGTCGGCGTACTGAAACAGATCCTGCTTCTTCTTCCTTTGAACCAATAATCAACATATAAGGGGTTTTTTCGGTTTCGGCATCCCTGATTTTAGCTCCGATCTGCTCACTTCGTTCGTCGACGGACACTCTTACATTTGAATCTTTAAGTTGTTGCGCGCATTGAAGAGCATATTCATTCTGAGTATCCGAAATGGGTAGTATTCTAACTTGCTCCGGAGATAACCAGACCGGGAAATCTCCGGCAAAATGTTCAATCAAAATGCTCGTAAATCTTTCCATTGATCCAAAAGGTGCTCTATGAATAATTACCGGGCGATGTTTTTCATTATCCGAACCTGTATAGCTTAAATCGAATCTTTCTGGCATTACATAGTCTACTTGAACCGTTCCGAGCTGCCATTTTCTGCCTATAGCGTCTCGGACAATGAAATCGAACTTAGGACCATAAAAAGCTGCTTCTCCAACACCGATGAAATAGTCGAGTTCCATTTCTTCGGCAACCTCCAGAATATTTTTCTCGGCCAGTTCCCACATTTCATCAGAGCCTGCATACTTCTCTTTATTCTTAGGATCTCTAAACGAAAGCCTTGTTTTAACAGGCATTCCAAAAGTCTTAAAAACCAGTTGAGTTAGATCAATAGCATTTTGAAGTTCAGACTTAAGCTGCTCTTCAGTGCAATAAATATGAGCATCATCCTGGGTAAAACCTCTAACTCTTGAAAGACCACTAAGCTCTCCGGATTGCTCATACCTATAAACAGATCCAAATTCAGCGAGACGAAGAGGTAGATCTCTGTATGACCTCATTTCAGAAGAGTAAATTCTGTGGTGGTGAGGACAATTCATAGGCTTGAGCATATACATCTCGTCCTCAACTTCAATAGGAGCGAATTGTGAATCGGAATAGTATGGATAATGTCCGGAAGTTTTATAAAGCTCAATATTCCCGATATGGGGAGTAATTACTTCTTTGTATCCTCTTTTTAAAAGCTCATCAGTTAAAAACCTTTCGAGAGTCCGTCTAAGAGTAGTTCCTTTTGGTTTCCAAACTGGAAGCCCTTGTCCTACCATTTTATCGAACATAAATAGGCCAAGCTCTTTTCCAAGCTTTCTATGATCTCTACGTTTTGCTTCTTCAACCTGGATTAGATACTCATCAAGCATTTTCTGCTTCGGGAAACTCACACCATAAATTCTGGTCAGCTGCTTACTATTTACATCTCCACGCCAATAAGCACCGGCCAGGTTTGTAAGCTTTATTGCTTTTACTACTCCGGTATTAGGAATGTGAGGCCCCTTACATAAATCGGTAAAGCTACCCTGGGTGTAAAAGGTAATATCACCATCTTCAAGACCTTCGATAAGGTCTACTTTATATTCATTTCCTTTTCTTTTATAAAAGGAGAGAGCTTCGTCTTTAGATATTTCTTTTCGATCGAAGGTAGATTTGTTTCTTGCTACTTCTAAAAACTTTTTCTCAATCTTGGATAAATCGTCTTGTGTTATTTGATGATCTCCAAAATCGATATCATAATAAAATCCAGTTTCGATAGGAGGGCCAATTCCAAACTTAGCTTCCGGGTAGAGTTCTTGAACTGCTTCAGCAAGTAAATGGGCAGAAGAATGCCAAAAAGTATATTGTCCGTCCTCTGAATCCCATGTATTAATTGAAATAGATGCGTCTTCTTTGATAGACCGATTTAAATCCCAAATCTCATCATTTACAGTAATACTAAGTGCTACTCGTGCAAGTCCTGATGAAATAGATTCTGCAATCTCTAATCCTGTTACCCCATAATCATATTCCCTTTTTGATCCGTCGGGAAGAGTTACAGTAATACTTTTGTGTGGCATTAAGCTTATAGAAAATTCGTTTTTTAAAGGCCTCAAAGATAGAAAAAATCAAAGTTATGCACATGACTTAACTGTTTTAATTTCATTGAAATAATTATTTGGGAAAAGAGATCAGAAGGCCTAATATTTAAAAGCAATGATATAATTTTATTAAAGTCTGGATGTCGCAAAAAGAAGACACTTTCTTTGGAACGCAATGTATGTTTGTATGCGACCAAATTTCTCTTGAGATACTTGATGTTAATGAGAACACAGTTCAGCGCTTAGGGCTGGGAAAAGAAGAGATTTTGGGCAAGAAACTTTTCGAACTGGGAAGTGAAGTTTCTTCGCTCTACCATAAATCATTTATGAATAAGTCACTATCGAATAAGATTTGGGAGTTTGATATAAATGGTTCGGGATCCCAGTTAGTCCAATTTTCCTCGCATCTAATAAACTATCAAGGGAGA encodes the following:
- a CDS encoding translation initiation factor IF-3, with the translated sequence MKRRNFRGPVKEDRPRLNDEIKAMQLRVIKPDGGHEITNSDRALQIAESYNLDLVEIAPNANPPVCKVIDYGKYQYEKKKKEKEAKKKQHTVTVKELRFRPNTDDHDLEFKTRHAREFLESGDKVKASVQFRGRDMLYTEKGELLLLKLAKSLEDVSKIESKPNLEGRRMIMILSPMK
- the thrS gene encoding threonine--tRNA ligase yields the protein MPHKSITVTLPDGSKREYDYGVTGLEIAESISSGLARVALSITVNDEIWDLNRSIKEDASISINTWDSEDGQYTFWHSSAHLLAEAVQELYPEAKFGIGPPIETGFYYDIDFGDHQITQDDLSKIEKKFLEVARNKSTFDRKEISKDEALSFYKRKGNEYKVDLIEGLEDGDITFYTQGSFTDLCKGPHIPNTGVVKAIKLTNLAGAYWRGDVNSKQLTRIYGVSFPKQKMLDEYLIQVEEAKRRDHRKLGKELGLFMFDKMVGQGLPVWKPKGTTLRRTLERFLTDELLKRGYKEVITPHIGNIELYKTSGHYPYYSDSQFAPIEVEDEMYMLKPMNCPHHHRIYSSEMRSYRDLPLRLAEFGSVYRYEQSGELSGLSRVRGFTQDDAHIYCTEEQLKSELQNAIDLTQLVFKTFGMPVKTRLSFRDPKNKEKYAGSDEMWELAEKNILEVAEEMELDYFIGVGEAAFYGPKFDFIVRDAIGRKWQLGTVQVDYVMPERFDLSYTGSDNEKHRPVIIHRAPFGSMERFTSILIEHFAGDFPVWLSPEQVRILPISDTQNEYALQCAQQLKDSNVRVSVDERSEQIGAKIRDAETEKTPYMLIIGSKEEEAGSVSVRRHKKGDIGTFNFSEFLSNLNHEIDNKILPNEN